The Zonotrichia albicollis isolate bZonAlb1 chromosome 9, bZonAlb1.hap1, whole genome shotgun sequence genome has a window encoding:
- the CHRD gene encoding chordin isoform X3: MDCSGLQRTVNIIQFQPPPSGFPMPWGWHGSQLPLAHAAAYKAEPEPAAGQRRRHSPAAPGPPSPPPPPVPVRPPRPAGTMRAAALLLLALLPLRPLPGRAARPKLALPIRPDTEPLPPGGAAGCAFGGHFYALEETWHPDLGEPFGVMRCVICHCEPQRNHRGKPVGKVNCKNMKQDCPVPACPRATLLPGHCCHTCPKEKSPALRFDTLEYFQEKEDDLDKPYSDRSYLSSEGLARDDARTEFVALLTSGPEPWHPTSSAVAKARFTLLRSSLLFSISYERLGRPSRVRFSDPEGNVLFEHPVQRSAAPEDGMLCGMWRTVSKANVQLLRREQLRVSLITRAQPSGEVHGHILKHRALFAETFGAILTSSNPLHLGAGGMAMLTLSDTENNLHFILMARGLLEPGARESPWVPLRVRILHQGQTLHEVHANITVEDPDFAEVLNDLSAQELQWLVQGQLRIVAETEGQHARQLAGTITTRRSCDTIQSVLCGADALLPTKTGAVGSAKLALHENGTLEYQVQVVGTASEVVGITLETKPRRKSKRNILFDMTPSYKDGLAWGAWQSPSARDAHMLLQNELFLNVATKDWAEGELRGQIISLPYSGLLARYTDMPVALAGQLVSPPVPSGAGGHAWLSLDEHCHLHYEISVAGLGRPSDGTVSAHIHGVAELGEMGTRPHQHKRLLKGFYSTEAQGVVKDLDADLLQHLAQGTAFLQVSTKAHPNGEMRGRVHIPNQCHAGGTRLAPGESLGQAELSESTKTRDLEQLKKDPNSCFFEGQHRAHGTRWAPDYDKKCSICSCQKRTVICDPILCQPLNCTHQVHPEELCCPICEEKKTEQEELKLERARDSSEGCYFDGDKTWRGSGTRWHPVVPPFGLIKCAICTCKGTTGEVHCEKVQCPRLTCANPVRASPSDCCKQCPAPERSVPELADSMQADAPRSCRFGRRWYLNNESWHPSVPPFGEMKCILCWCVSGETHCQRQECPPSACASPATRDNPCCAKCRALDAPSDAREKVQDAKVESRSH; the protein is encoded by the exons ATGGACTGCTCTGGTTTGCAAAGGACCGTAAAcatcatccagttccagcctCCTCCCTCAGGATTCCCcatgccctggggctggcat GGCTCGCAGCTCCCGCTTGCCCATGCCGCCGCCTATAAAGCGGAGCCGGAGCCGGCAGCTGGGCAGAGGCGGCGGCACAGcccggcagcgcccggccccccctccccgccgccgcctccggTCCCGGTCCGCCCGCCCCGGCCGGCCGGCACCATGCGCGCCGctgcgctgctgctgctcgccctgctcccgctccggccgctgcccggccgcgccgcccgccccaAGCTCGCCCTGCCCATCCGGCCCGACACGGAGCCGCTGCCCCCCGGCGGGGCGGCAG GCTGCGCCTTCGGGGGGCACTTCTATGCTCTGGAGGAGACGTGGCACCCGGACCTGGGGGAGCCCTTCGGGGTGATGCGCTGCGTTATCTGTCACTGCGAGCCG CAGAGGAACCACCGGGGGAAGCCCGTGGGGAAAGTGAACTGCAAGAACATGAAGCAGGACTGCCCCGTGCCTGCCTGTCCCCGGGCCACGCTGCTGCCGGGACACTGCTGTCACACCTGCCCCAAAG agaagagccctgcactccggTTTGACACCTTGGAGTACTTCCAGGAGAAGGAGGATGACCTGGACAAGCCCTACAGTGACCGCTCCTACCTGAGCTCGGAGGGCCTGGCTCGCGATGATGCCCGCACAG AGTTTGTGGCCCTGCTGACGAGCGGCCCAGAGCCGTGGCACCCCACATCCAGTGCCGTGGCCAAGGCTCGCTTCACGCTGCTGCGCTCCTCCCTGCTCTTCTCCATCAGCTACGAGCG GCTGGGGCGGCCGAGCCGGGTGCGTTTCAGTGACCCCGAGGGTAACGTGCTGTTTGAACACCCCGTGCAGAGGAGCGCTGCCCCCGAGGATGGCATG CTCTGTGGGATGTGGAGGACAGTGTCCAAAGCCAACGTCCAGCTGCTGCGGCGGGAACAGCTCCGTGTGTCCCTCATCACCCGGGCACAGCCCTCCGGAGAGGTCCATGGGCACATCCTCAAGCACCGGGCACTCTTTGCAG agaCATTCGGTGCCATCCTGACCTCCTCGAACCCCTTGCACTTGGGTGCTGGGGGCATGGCCATGCTGACACTGAGTGACACAGAGAACAACCTGCACTTCATCCTCATGGCCCGGGGACTGCTGGAGCCTGGAGCAAGAG AATCCCcgtgggtcccactgagggtcCGCATCCTGCACCAGGGCCAGACGCTACACGAGGTCCACGCCAACATCACTGTGGAG GACCCCGACTTTGCAGAGGTGCTGAATGACCTgtctgcccaggagctgcagtggctGGTGCAGGGGCAGCTCCGCATCGTGGCCGAGACGGAGGGGCAGCACGCGCGGCAGCTGGCTGGCACCATCACCACCCGCCGCAGCTGTGACA CCATCCAGAGTGTGCTATGCGGAGCAGATGCTTTGCTGCCGACCAAGACCGGGGCTGTGGGCTCAGCCAAGCTGGCGCTGCATGAGAATGGCACCCTGGAGTACCAG GTGCAGGTGGTGGGCACTGCCAGCGAGGTGGTGGGCATCACACTGGAGACCAAACCCAGACGGAAAAGCAAGAGGAACATCCTGTTTGACATGACACCCAGCTACAAGGATGGGCTG GCCTGGGGTGCCTGGCAGAGCCCCAGCGCCCGCGATGCCCACATGCTTCTACAAAATGAGCTCTTCCTCAACGTGGCCACCAAAGACTGGGCAGAGGGTGAGCTGCGGGGCCAGATCATCTCCCTGCCCTACAGTGGACTGCTCGCCCGCTACACAG ACATGCCCGTGGCGCTGGCAGGGCAGCTGGTGTCCCCCCCGGTGCCCAGCGGCGCGGGGGGGCACGCCTGGCTCTCGCTGGATGAGCACTGCCACCTGCACTACGAGATCTCGGTGGCGGGGCTGGGACGGCCGAGCGATGGCACTGTCAGCGCCCACATCCACGGCGTGGCCGAGCTGGGGGAGATGGGCACCCGCCCCCACCAGCACAAGCGCCTGCTCAAGGGCTTCTACAGCACTGAG GCTCAGGGCGTGGTGAAGGACCTGGATGCCGACCTGCTGCAGCACCTGGCCCAGGGCACTGCTTTCCTGCAAGTCAGCACCAAAGCTCACCCCAATGGCGAGATGCGGGGACGG GTGCACATTCCCAACCAGTGCCATGCAGGAGGGACccgcctggccccaggggagtCCCTGGGTCAGGCTGAGCTCTCAGAGAGCACCAAGACCAGGGACCTGGAGCAGCTGAAGAAGGACCCCAACTCCTGCTTCTTTGAGGGTCAGCACCGGGCACATGGCACCCGCTGGGCACCTGACTATGACAAGAAGTGCTCTATCTGCAGCTGCCAG aaGCGCACAGTGATCTGCGACCCCATCTTGTGCCAGCCCCTCAACTGTACCCACCAGGTGCACCCCGAAGAGCTGTGCTGCCCCATCTGTGAAG AGAAGAAGACAGAGCAGGAAGAACTGAAGCTGGAGCGGGCACGGGACAGCAGCGAGG gCTGCTACTTCGACGGTGACAAGACATGGCGAGGCTCTGGCACCCGCTGGCATCCTGTCGTGCCCCCGTTTGGCCTCATCAAATGTGCCATTTGTACCTGCAAG ggcaCCACAGGTGAAGTGCACTGCGAGAAGGTGCAGTGCCCACGGCTCACCTGTGCCAACCCCGTGCGCGCCAGCCCCTCTGACTGCTGCAAGCAGTGCCCAG CCCCAGAGAGGAGTGTCCCGGAGCTGGCTGACTCCATGCAGGCAGATGCGCCGCGGTCGTGCCGCTTCGGGCGCCGCTGGTACCTCAACAACGAGAGCTGGCACCCGTCTGTGCCCCCCTTTGGGGAAATGAAGTGTATCCTGTGCTGGTGTGTG TCGGGGGAGACGCACTGCCAGCGCCAGGAGTGCCCCCCATCCGCCTGCGCCAGCCCTGCCACGAGGGACAACCCCTGCTGTGCCAAGTGCCGTG CCCTTGATGCCCCCTCAGATGCACGGGAGAAGGTCCAGGATGCCAAGGTGGAGTCACGGAGCCACTGA